Below is a genomic region from Acidobacteriota bacterium.
ACCGCCAGCGCCTCGGGGACGCGGTTCGCGTCGAGGAGCGCTTCGCCGCAGGCGACCAGCACGTCGAAGCCGATGTCGGCGTCGGGGGCCGCGATCGCGGCGCGCTCGATCCAGGCGAGCGCCGCGGCGTCGTCCCCGCCCGCGCGCTCGATGCGCGAGCGCGCCTCGTACGCGCCCATCAGGATTCCGTAGTACGAGGCGCCCAGCGGCGGGCGCGACGGATCGCCGGCGGGGGCGACGCCGTGCCCACCCGCGCCGACGTGGCCGCCTCGCTCCCGATAGATCGACTCGAGGAGGCCGATCGCCCGATCGGATCGGGGCCTCGCCTCCGCGGCCCGGCCGGCGCGGGCGAGGAGGCTCGAGAACTGCGATTCCGATTGCCCGACGTGGAGGGGATCGTTCCCGGCCGGCAGCATCGCGACCGCCAGGGCGATCGCGGCCGCCGCGAAGGGCGCCACCCTGCGGAGGAACGATCCTCCACGGAACAGATGCCCCGGCAGCTCGACGATCGCCTCGCCGGCGAAGACGGCGAGGAGAGGGACCAGCGGCAGCCTGAACCGCGCGAAGTTGAAGAAGAGGAGGACCGACCCCGCGTACCCCGCCGAGAGGAGATAGAGAGGCAGGGCCTCGCGCCACACGCCGATCGAGAGGACGATCCCCGCCGCGCCGAGCGCGAGGAGGGGCGCCCAGGTCGGCAGCCAGCCGAGGAAGGGGATGAAGAGACGATGGTGGTAGAAATTCTGGTTGTCCGGAAGCTCGTAGTCGTTGAGCAGGATCCTGAGCTTCGTCAGCTCGAGCGCCGCGGCGTCCGCGGGGTGCGCCGCGATCCAGCGGAGCCCTTCGCCCAGCCAGTAGCTCGAGGCCTCGCGGCGC
It encodes:
- a CDS encoding tetratricopeptide repeat protein, producing the protein GRAAEGAIRVLAFAAGVALAVLPVTARNRYVSGEWVLLTAGGGEVFYIGNNPAADGKYSPPDFVRATSVVEHEDFRAEAARRLGHEVTRREASSYWLGEGLRWIAAHPADAAALELTKLRILLNDYELPDNQNFYHHRLFIPFLGWLPTWAPLLALGAAGIVLSIGVWREALPLYLLSAGYAGSVLLFFNFARFRLPLVPLLAVFAGEAIVELPGHLFRGGSFLRRVAPFAAAAIALAVAMLPAGNDPLHVGQSESQFSSLLARAGRAAEARPRSDRAIGLLESIYRERGGHVGAGGHGVAPAGDPSRPPLGASYYGILMGAYEARSRIERAGGDDAAALAWIERAAIAAPDADIGFDVLVACGEALLDANRVPEALAVLSRARAQDERQLRLGLLYAQALHRSGRPREALRVVEAALDANPHPGDLDLADANYGLALIYRDLGDIPRMKFHLRETLGHNPNHPRAGWIKATLAASEREPGS